The window TTCCATTATTAACGagatgtaattttatatttagttgaTGTTTCTTTCTTGATGGTATTTACACAATATTTTCCAACTATTACAATTGCTTTGTAATATTTTCCATCCAATGAATAATGAAATGGACTATGTACTTCGTTTTCAAGACAAAGAAGATCTCCAccattttctaaagataactgcAATACAATAACTCTACCCCATGCTGCTGTAACATGACCTAGAATTAACCCATACATTGATTTGACATCAGAGTTTCTTCCATGACACATAATTAGTATCACAAACGTATATCAAGTATCACATAAGTAacttaatatcaaatttttaatcaatacaTGTATATTGTTATACTCATAATACTTAAATTAGTAGTTAAATAAAGTTCTACTTATATTTGTTTTAGTAggtaatatacacttatttaCATATATGTACTTAAATCTACACTTAGTCTTATAGTTTTAAAGTTATCAGGTGGTATTCAATTCTCTTTGAATTTCTACCAAGGATTTGCCTTTTGTTTCAGGAACGAATACATATACAAAGAGAGTACCAATAGCACAGATTACAGAAAACAACCAATATGTAGGCCCCACATTAATCGCTTGTTTTAAATCATCAAAAAATTTAGTTACAATAAAGGCTAGTAACCAATTTAAAACACAAGCACCACTAGCAGCTACACCTTTTACCTCTGGTGGAAATACTTCTCCCATCATCATCCATGGGAGAGGACCAAAACCGACACTAAACATAATACCAAAGAGACATATAGATATTAAAGGTAACCATGTAATTTCACTAACATCCTCTCCAATTTCTGTAAGATAGAAATACACTCCAATAGCTAAAGTTGTTAAGCACATGAATATTGCAGATACCATTAACAATATTCTTCTCCCTAAGTGATCTACAACTAATGTGCTTATAAAGATAGCAAATATCTGTATTATACCCATAATACTAATCGAATAACTAACAAACATACTATCGCCAGTTTCCGCAAGGAGGGTACCGGCATAAAAAGCCGAAACATTTACACCGCTTAACTGTTGAAAAATCATGAGGCCATACGAAATCACAAAACTTTTTTTAACAGCCTTAGATTTAAGTAATACGAATAAAGAAGTTGTCTTTTCACGGGTTTCTTCTAATGACTCTCGGTGTATTCGTAATTCGTTCTCTACATTGTATTGAGTACCACGTAATttagttaaacattttttggCACCCTCTTCATtgcctttttttaaataatacatggGTGTTTCTGGCATAAACACAAAAGttccaaaaaatataaatgGCACAACGGCAGATATAATAGACAGTTCACGCATATTTACAAAACTTCCTAAAATGTATACAAATGACACGCCTATTGCAAGAAGTAACTGAAAATATGATCCTAATCTGCCACGAATCTCACTTTCAGCTATCTCTGCTATGTACATTGGTATGGTTACACAAAAAGCTCCAACAGTAAACCCAAGAATAAGTCTACCAATAAAAAACATAGCTAGAGAATTGGCAAAAATTAGAAGCAGCCAACCTAAGGTAAGAGGTATTACCATTAGAAGCATTGTATATTTTCTTCCTATTACATCAGCAAGAATTCCAATAGGTATACATATCAATGCTGCTCCAAGTGTAGTTAACGAACCAATCCATGAAAAATCAGTTGaagtaatatttatattatataaatctATTAATTTCTGTCCATCAGCACCAGCAACAGCAGTCCATCCTAATACCGTACCAACGGTTAATGCTCCAAGAGTTGCCGATAAACTGGCAATATACTGGGGCAACTTTTTAGCAGGTACATCTTCAGTATTGGAAACTAATGTTACTTGTGAAATGCCAACGTTCTTTTCATTCATCTTCAATATTAGAAATCACTTCATCAAATGTCTAAAagtaattaaacaaaataataattttttgtgcAAAATAAtcaattcattaattaaatttcatttaaagttACTTTAATCTGTTTAGTTTTGTTGAAATTGATGGCTatgctaatttttattttttcatgtgAAATCTATTTGTTTATCACTTATATTATCaaaaattacacaattattacaaatatattCACGAtaataggaaataaaaaaatattttttatcactgTATGTTATCACTATGTTTTACTACGTACCGTGCTTGttaaataaaagtttaaatGACTACTTGAAACGTTGAAAAAACTGTTTCATTATCGAAGTCCGAACGTATTTTTAAACTATCAATTACTTACGGACACTTGACAATAATCACTATCTTCAATGTATTAGTTTCTTATCAGCGATATTGGCAGGGAACGTTTAATCTCGGTTTAATTGACGAgttatttattgaatatataataataacggACATAAATAACTGACCGTCATTTGTAATGCATGTATTTTCCTGTATTCAATTTTTTGATTTTCACGTTTTCTGTGTCCAGGTATATATCacaatttcaattcattttagAAATTACCATATCAAGAAATACTGAATACAATAAAGTAAATTATATAATGTACACAGATAGATATATatcttgataaaataattttttgtaacAGTGAGAGGTATCATAGATCACTGTGTAATCTTCTTACACAGTTCTAAGTACACGAtatgataatataaaatttatagatgTATCTTATCTTATATATTCATAGAATTCCTCAAAGACTTGCAGAGTTAATAATATCTTCCTCATATTATCTTTCATCATTGGAAAATCATTATCAGTTTTTTgcaagacatattttaaatattctctATAACTATGTTCTTTTTGCAAGTTTTCTTCAATTATACATTCACCTTTATAAATCATTCTATAAGTACCATTTTTTATATCATGTAATTGCCTCGCTTTTCTTTGTTTAAGAACTAAACTATGCAAATTCTGAAAAGTGATGCAATTAATTTAGTTTTTCAAGgttttgttaataatataatatatataaaaacataCGTGATATTTTATCTTTTCCAATTGTTCAATTTCATTCTCTATGTTAGAAAGGGgttcttttaaattttgtaaaagttCCTGACAATTGACTATTTTGCTTTGAGTGTTTTTTATTTGGCTGTTTAATTTTTCTACCATATTATTAATTTGCTTTGTAACctattaataatacaaattatatttcatttgttttcATACAATTAATTACTTCAAATACTTACTTTTAAAAGCTGTTTAATTTTTGCTTGCTGACCAGATAAACGTTTACACATTACCACCTTCTTATTGTGTTTTTCTTTTGGATTTCTATTAAGTTTACTAAGAACTTTATTAATCATAATATCTCTTCTTGTAACACAGAGATCCATATCGTGGATTAATTTTTcctgaatttttttcaaataagacAGCCTTGTTTCCATTTTATGAATTTCACTTTTCATTAATGCTATATCACCAGTACTATGTTCTTGTTTCACATTTTGTATTGTTTCTTGTATTAACAGCACCTAATGTATATATTATACTATTATCATAAATTAACAGTTAAAACGTGTTACAACATCACTTACTTTCTTTTTCCATGATAAACTTTCTTGTTGTGCACACTTCAATTCTTCctttaacatatttttttcaCTATCTAAATTACTTAAGTCGCTTTGTAATTTTACGAGTTCTAATTCAAATTCTTGAAAGGATAAGATAGACTCATTTGTTACcctgcaatttttattttctaacgctttttttaaatctttttgtaTCGTCAAATTAGCATTCATAAATGATAGTTTTTTATCAAGAAAAGCTATAGCTTTATTTgtacttgtttctttttttactagCATTTCTAAAGCATAGTTTAATTTCAGGTTTTTCTGTCTCATTatcataatttctttttcaagaaGGTTTAATTCACGTAACTGTGATTCTCTCTGTTGACTTAATGAAACGATAAAACCTTGTTGACGGATCCAAAACTGTTGcgttttttgaatattttgttcaatttcttgaatatttttttccagactattaattttcaaatcctGTGGGCTTAACTCTTCACTACCAATATTTGGTACAATctgaaattattcatttatatagataattttcaaacataactctattttaaattataaaaaagaatgaCTAATACAAAACCTCATCGataagtttatttatttcaagcaattttgtttgttttctttcaaccataaattcatattttcttatctctttttctaatttgtctatttgtttttctttgtcaacattattttgtaatagttcATGTAGCTCAGTTTTCTCATTTTGAACAAAGTTTGAAAGTTTTTCTAATTCTAACAAATTATTTCCATATGTATTTTCTATATGAGCAACtgatatttcataatttaatacagaattttttgtatttattaataattcagttACATATTTTGCTGTTTTATTGCTTATAatcttttcttctaatttttcacATATTGTGTCttccaaatattttttcttttcaaaaattgtttctAACTTTCGATttgtttgttcttcttcgtgtaaACATTTTTgatatttctgaaatattatcattatataataacaatgattaAATAAGATTTCATTTGTTAGTTATATTATTCAACATACAGTAAAAATAACATTGTAATCATACTGTGTTTGTTCATTAATTTTTGCGAGATTTATTAATTGAGATTCAATGGttgtaattttttcattatacatTAATGTTACATTTGATGcagttttaatattattttgtaaacgAAACGATAAAGATGTTAAATGTTCATTAacttccatttctttttccgtttcttttttaattttttgaatttctgttaataatacattatatgatTTATGTgcttctctaaaaaaaaaaaaaatagagaaacttCTAAATATTATAAGTTTGTACCTATGATACCAGATTTACAGTATCTATAATGGTATTTACTTACTCCTGTTCAATATGTAGTTGATCATAAACATCATTTCGTTTCCAAATATTATTTACTATAGATTTCCATATATTATGTAAGTCTTTGTGTTTTCTATGTAGAGTTTCTAGATCTGTATTCGcataaattatcattttattagcATCAtccttttccttatttttaatttgtaattgctCATCTAGATATGCTATTTCTTCTTCAATTTTCCGtacttcttcttttaatttatgtaaaataaaatctctttgttgtttttcattaattaacatCCTATTTTTATTAGCATCTTGTAGCGACATTTGTTTAGATACAATGAGATAATCATTTAAATCCTTTTCCCATTTAGACAAGCAATTATGAAAAgccaataaattttttaattcttgagaaagtttttctttcttattttgctcctcttttaatttaacattattttcatCTAAAGTTTTTTTAGCATCTTCTatattacaatttctttttttcttcaatagTGTAATTTTTGTTAGTGCTTCTTTATATTGTTTTATGGTTACATGCTGACGTTCAACTTCTTGTTGAGTCTGATAAAGTTGTATACCTTCTGATTTCAACTCTTTCTCAGCTTGTTTTAATGATGCTTCCTAAAAGTATTATCACGcataaaatgtaaatttgaatatattaattttgaatatattaATCTTACAAGATTTAGTATTTCTTCAGATAGCTTATTGTTAATACGTGATAAATGTGTATGAAGTGTTGTTTGAAATTTCTTCATTAGCTTATCATCCGGGTCAAGAACATTTAACGTAGATGCTATGGGACACtccattttattcattattcttctAACAACTTTTTCTTGTTACTTCTTTATATTCTCCTacaatggaaaaaaataaataatgaatacatATACTTTGTCAAACACGTATTAACTTTTCGTTCATGTTTATGAAATAGCGCGATGATCATGACAACGCTCATGAATTAAAGAATATAAGAAAGTAAAGTTTTTATTCTTGAAGCCATCCATAAAATTGGTATAAAAACCAACCATAAGGCTCAGGAAATCCTCATTGAGCTCTTTGTCTATCTAATATATATTCATCACTAACCTTATGCTGTAGTTACGTTTCATctgatataaattattattttttcaaaataaaggtATTTTTAATAAGATCTGTATATTTAATTATGTTTTGTATATAAATTCAGTCGTGAGTTGTAATTGTAATATAAGTACTTTATAGTTGTAGGATATTATTTTGAGGGAATATTAGGGTTATGTTATCAAAATATAATCATAAATTTTCATAGTTTTAAATATAACTATTTGCAAACGTTTGATTAGTAGAACATTAACCagtgttctttttttgtttttaaacagATGTATTATTCTGCATTATGTGTTACACGAACATTGAATGTATCTTGTAAACGATATTTGAGTTCTACTAAATTACCATCACAAATTGTTATACCATTAAGCAGAGATATGATTGTCTGTTGGCATCCAGAACCGAAATTCCCttatgaatattcattaccATTACCAGAAGAGAAAAAAGTTTCATCCAATTCTGTTTTGTCAATTGGTGAAAAAGAAATCAGTGAAGTTTTTAAACACAAGAAACCTCAAGTAGTTGTCGAAGAGCTTGCTAAAATGACATATACTACAAAACATAGATGGTATCCTAAAAAGGACAGAAAAGTAATCAAGATAAAACCAgagagaccatatttgtagatGTAATTTATATATTCTAAATAAACCTAATGAAATAccattgaataaaattaaaatcaaacaaGAATATCTATGATAAATCATTAcagtcttttcttttcttctttatttgtttTCATAGTATTGCACATACATATTTAAATATGAACActtacaaaataattacaatatatatatatgtatatatgtatatacatgtatatgtacattagtcatagaataatttacataaACTTTGGTTTTTCataagaaaaaaagttaattttaaaaatcaagaGTAGATATTTGTCTTTCTCCGTCGTGGATAAAAATCTTCATTGCTTGATATAACAAATACCTCCCAAATTTACGTTTTTCTTCCCTACTCCATGTTATTACTTTTCCATAGTAATCTccacttttacaattttttagatTTTCCGTTCCTAGAGCCTCAATCATAGCAGCTTCTCGCGTATAAGCTTCCACTGGAATACGGTTTTGAAAAACGCGGAGACAAACAACTCCATATCCTTCGCtccaaatgtttaaaatatgttgaatttttttattatcagaaCTTTTATGCGAAAACCATGTTTCTGAAGCTTCTTTAAGATGGGCGAATGGTCTGTTATGTGAACCTTTACCTATATAAAATATAGCAGAGAGAAATTTTAACCATTTTTCGGaatctttcatattttctgCACTAGGTAAATCCTCAGTTATGCGTGGATCTAAGAGTAGATAATTAAAACACGTTTTATTTGTTCCTTCTCTCCATCTTCTAGAAGGACTTACTGTacaaaattcttcaaaaatattcttttcaatGGTTTTGTATTTTGTCAAGTCATTCACCCAATCTCCATACTCCAGAAATGGTTgcatatgaaatttaaaatttttatttgttttaggaAAAGCTCTGCAATGATTAGATTTGAATCGcacaaatgataaattattgttCTTGTTTTCGAATTTTGAAAGACGTTTCAAATATAGCTGTCTTGTTGTATTAGTAATTGGTCCTGGATTATCACCAAGAGCAATTAACTTTCTTCGTATTGTTTGATTTGTTAAAGGTACCTCTATTGACAAATTTAATAAGTGGGGCCCTGAAAAAAGATTAAAGTCTTATTTCaagaattatatatttaaattatataattttgctTAGTCTTACAGATTTCGTCGA of the Osmia lignaria lignaria isolate PbOS001 chromosome 7, iyOsmLign1, whole genome shotgun sequence genome contains:
- the l(2)41Ab gene encoding lethal (2) 41Ab encodes the protein MNKMECPIASTLNVLDPDDKLMKKFQTTLHTHLSRINNKLSEEILNLEASLKQAEKELKSEGIQLYQTQQEVERQHVTIKQYKEALTKITLLKKKRNCNIEDAKKTLDENNVKLKEEQNKKEKLSQELKNLLAFHNCLSKWEKDLNDYLIVSKQMSLQDANKNRMLINEKQQRDFILHKLKEEVRKIEEEIAYLDEQLQIKNKEKDDANKMIIYANTDLETLHRKHKDLHNIWKSIVNNIWKRNDVYDQLHIEQEEAHKSYNVLLTEIQKIKKETEKEMEVNEHLTSLSFRLQNNIKTASNVTLMYNEKITTIESQLINLAKINEQTQYDYNVIFTKYQKCLHEEEQTNRKLETIFEKKKYLEDTICEKLEEKIISNKTAKYVTELLINTKNSVLNYEISVAHIENTYGNNLLELEKLSNFVQNEKTELHELLQNNVDKEKQIDKLEKEIRKYEFMVERKQTKLLEINKLIDEIVPNIGSEELSPQDLKINSLEKNIQEIEQNIQKTQQFWIRQQGFIVSLSQQRESQLRELNLLEKEIMIMRQKNLKLNYALEMLVKKETSTNKAIAFLDKKLSFMNANLTIQKDLKKALENKNCRVTNESILSFQEFELELVKLQSDLSNLDSEKNMLKEELKCAQQESLSWKKKVLLIQETIQNVKQEHSTGDIALMKSEIHKMETRLSYLKKIQEKLIHDMDLCVTRRDIMINKVLSKLNRNPKEKHNKKVVMCKRLSGQQAKIKQLLKVTKQINNMVEKLNSQIKNTQSKIVNCQELLQNLKEPLSNIENEIEQLEKIKYHNLHSLVLKQRKARQLHDIKNGTYRMIYKGECIIEENLQKEHSYREYLKYVLQKTDNDFPMMKDNMRKILLTLQVFEEFYEYIR
- the mRpL42 gene encoding mitochondrial ribosomal protein L42, with the translated sequence MYYSALCVTRTLNVSCKRYLSSTKLPSQIVIPLSRDMIVCWHPEPKFPYEYSLPLPEEKKVSSNSVLSIGEKEISEVFKHKKPQVVVEELAKMTYTTKHRWYPKKDRKVIKIKPERPYL